A segment of the Anthonomus grandis grandis chromosome 11, icAntGran1.3, whole genome shotgun sequence genome:
AGTGAACTCAGCGCGTTATGTTGCCATGATCCGTGATTTTCTCATTCCAGAGTTACGTCGCCATCGTATCCCTCTCAGGAGGGTCTGGTTGCAGCAGGACGGAGCAACTGCCCATACCTCTCGGGAGTCCATGGCTCAACTCAGAGCATTTTTCCCCGGTAAGCTGATCTCGCTCAGGAGTGACATCGaatggccggcacgttctcctgTCCCCTTGTGAATTTTATCTATGGGGGTACCTCAAGGGAAGAGTTTATGTTGACAGACCAAATAATTTGAACATTTGGCGAGAAATTTGTGAGATCCCGCGCCAAACATTGGAGAGAGTCATGACTAACTTTTCCAGGAGACTCGTACAGGGTAGAGAAGTTGGTGGTCATCATTTAAGTGACATAATTTTTGCTACATAAGttatttttgtgcttttttattatgaatgttAGATTTCCAATTCtcctctttaaaataaaaaaaattataattaaaatatctcaacaacttttttatttatcccattTCAAAAACCGTCAGGTTTGACTGCCGGACCCTGTATAAgtgaataaataatataaataaataacaatttgaCACTAAAATCGTTAAAATCGGATGATTTTCGAaatttgagttatggtcattttaggataaagaaaatgtttgtaGGCATTTTCTCACTCTTCAATGGGAGATAGAACTTCTtgtcataataattttttcgctGTTTTTTTATGccttgtaagaaaaaaataccatttttttgtaattttataaaaaaaattcctttaattttttgtttttttttttgcaataacttAAGTTGTATTATTTCGATTTTGGTGATTTAAATTCTATCTCACAGGAAATTTTAAGGCCTACAATTAGACATCAAAGTTATTGAAATCGGACCATTTTAGACTAAGTTAGAGCGCAGTTTGTTCAcccactgttgggcgccaaaatattttttttgcagagtttttgttatttttttttagtttttttgccTTAACATTAGTTGTGTGCGTTCGATTTTggtgtaataataatttttgaagtatttttttatgccttataatttctgttttgttttttagagaagaatgttttttatttttttacaataacttTAATTCTATAGCTTCGATATTAGTAGTTTAAACTTctctttataagttttttttttaattttttataataatatatatttatttatcttttgttgattatctattaaaattaattcctGTCTTCTCactttaacaaattttttttagttttcttcttaaaattttgttgttttacCAAAccatccattttttttaaataaattttttttgaaatattttaaatgcccaGAACAAAATGCAAATGCTTGCAAGATAAAAATTTGATTGCAACTTAGGCCTTAATTGTctggaagaaaattttaattattttaccaaaaactaGTAGCTGAAATCTtcttaaagtaataaaaattaatatttcttccaGACTTTTGGTTTTTCCAGGTAAGTAACCTAAgcaatatatcatatattatgaccgagaaatatatatttactcaactattttttagttttggtatatttatcaaccctAATGgtcaacgtatttttaataaactgtagaatatacgtatattatatacaattctgtttacaaaagggagaaaatttcagCATTTAGAACAATTACCaaagtatttacatatttagtttttaaactcaattaGTACACCTGAAACATTTAAtggaatttttctgaaaaatcactgtttttcgttcatattatccaatctaataacgctgcttttatactaaatatttatatataaaattatatcatattaaatatatattttctgcaaaaacattgtttttcatcaacccAATCCttaacccccccacccaccccaaacttttgcccagtaagaaattcttttgaacaatcaccgttttttgtatattatctgatagcactgtttttgtattattaatttatcaatatacatatatgtaattatatgaaatttaaataaacaaactgtattattagattagataataacgacaaaaccagctgttatttatgcgtattattttggaaaacaataatttttgaacacaatttcttactggtaaattgtgtggggtgggtgggggggtaagggtaaggctaatgaaaaacgttttttttgcaaaaaataattgcttgaggaaaaaatgctttttatgaaaattgtaggtgataaaaaaaatttatactttttgtatctatacttttatCACATAATCTTAAAGACAAAACGACTAAAATCTATTTACTGAAAGTCaagaaatttaactttttattccAGTAGTGCCTGtacgaaaaaatattttgtctcttattggcacgcCAATATCTTTAGTTCTAgtaatcaaaattttgtaattattaatttgtggTATAgcataaagattattttaacaTGTTCTGAAGAAACGACTAAAATCTATTCTCTAGAAGTcaagaaattaaaacttttattccaggagtgcctgtaagaaaaaaacaaatttctccCTTATTTGCACGccaatatctcgagttctaatcatcaaaatattacaattaataatttgtatctTCTTTATCAATTAGACACTCAAATTCCAAAATagaattctttataatataactaatttttaaataattatttgcaaTTTCTTGAAATCAATATGTAAGAATATTGGTAACAAGAGTTTCAATTGATTTCATTATTgaaaaagtagtccattcttgcatTGGAGTTAATAAGTTAATGTTAATGAGTTAATGAGTCAACAAGGTTAAAACgaccaaaaatttataaaaaaaagtagcatctacaataataataaaaagcttaattaattaatgtaatcCGTTAAATTATTAATCTGTTAATCcgttaattaatagtttttgtaaatccatgGTTGATCCCATTGTCATGTCATTATTGTAGATgccactttttattaatttttggtcgttttaaccttgtctgaggcactTGATCTGGAAGATGTATTGACGAGACCCCTTAATTTGTGTAAGTACCTTTTGTAACTTAACAATTTGAGTCTATATCTTATAACTTGGTACTTTTATAGCATCCCTGATGagggacatgttatatgtccgaaatatgtcggattaaaaaaatttttttaaataaatttagtggaggatgaccaaagtatttttagttacccattgattTTATCGTGTTCTTTATCTTGTTCAAGACTAGGAGTGTTATTTCAtctttgtttttggaaaaattagctTTACTgaatatatgttaaaaataattttgtccactggatttattatattattagtttaataaatgtatattaagtGTAGAAAAGGTATAATTTATGTTACGTTTTTGGACTGACTATAGACCAGAAGCATcattttattacaatgttttattaaaaattatatctaaaattaatcaaaaaaaatcgaatattgtaaaaaaaaaaaaattccaaaataataccaaaaatgtttaattttagaattttttttttctcaaaaaattctctAATTATTTGTCCTAGTTAATTAGATTATCTATTAAATTAATTCCTCTCTTCTTATTTTACCGAAAATTTTTtccgtccatattatccaatctaataacgctgttttcataccaaatatttatatataaaattatatcatattaaatataatattttctgcaaaaacattgtttttaatcAACCCagcccttaaccccccacccaccccatacttttgcccagtaagaaattcttttgaaaaatcaccgttttttgtatattatttaatagcactgtttttgtattactaatttatcaatatacatatatgtaattaaattaaatttaaataaacaaactatgttattagattagataataaCAACAAAACCAGATGTTAtttatgcgtattattttagaaaacaataatttttgaaaacaatttctcactggtaagttgtgtggggtgggtgggggggcaagggtaaggttaatgaaaaatcgttttttttgcagaaaataattgcttgaggaaaaaatgctttttaagaaaattataggtaataaaaaaatctatagtttttgtatctatacttttctcacataatcttaaggttttcaagtaaaacgtgtaaaaaccctattttattttttgaaagcaaGGCGTATTGCTATAAAAATtgcagtataattttttttcgcaaataACTCAAAATtccgttttttttatattaaattttttaaagtatataatgcagacattttatccgatatttatacttcaaccaaaaatgtacatctgatgtaaaccaaaaataaccGCCTATTTAACCATCGTGTTAATTAATTGTACTTGGGTAAATTGTTTTCTggatgatttttataaataaatcatgTATTCTTGGAAAAACAGTAAAACTTCATAAACCAAATTTGCAGACCctaatttatcttttatggTTTTCTTGTATCTATGATACCACTTTTCACCCCTCACTCTATTTTACTCCATAACAAAAAAACCATTctccttacaaaaaaaaacatagaaaccAAAATTGTGGATAAATTAAAATCCGTCTCTGTCCAACCCATAACGAAGGCCATTTGGCTGGTATAGCAAGCGACCCAGAAAATTTCTTCTTTGCACCACAGCTGGGTTACGGACAGAGAGAGTTGCACCTTAcagataaaacaattttaacctTCGTGTGACCGACTGAGAGACAGTGAACTTAATTAACTCTGATTAATTATCAAAACTATGAGCATTATGCTCAAGTAAAATCGACGATTGTGGTTCTTTAATTCTTTGAAtaatcacttttaatttttggggaAATTATGGAAAGActcaataaaaagtaatttattcgcatctaataataattacatataaaacaaaaactaaaagaaaagtATGAATAAAcgatttatttgcaataaaaaaaacaatttgacaatacataaataaataaactgttaagacaaaataaataaataaattatggcagtccaattattattaaatttaaagaccAAAAAATCGGTCTAAGTAGGGAAGTTTAGGCACGGCGTAAACGGTCCTCGGTAAGTTGGTAAGTGGGTCAAGTAAGTTTCCTGTTAATCAGTATGTCAGTACAGTCAgtacagtaattttttatagaaaattaacgTGCCATATCCATTTTGGTTATGGACACATTTAATAGTATTGCGAGGAAGAGAGAAGAGGCGTGGTATAGTGTCCATAGAAGGCAGTAAAATCATGCAAACTGTTCCTGTCCTTACTACTATAACGTTTGTACAAATGAAATATGACTAGATGAACACTGAGCGAAGAAATTGATGATGGAAATAAATGCAACGGTTGGCCGTTCTAGCTTCCTTACATTGAATAAAAATCctaattagaattttatttaaaattacgcTTGTTTGCTGCCCTTGTAGGCCAAGTTTTGGGCGTCTTCCAGTGATCGTCTGTCCCAGCCACCACCGTTGCTCCAACCACctggaaaagaagaaaatttgttttagttGAAAAGGATCCAGGGTTGTGGTTTACTTTAAAGGCTACTTCTGAAGAAATTAGTCTAGAATCTAATTGCCAACATtcaagaaattggaatttttgttcTAGGAGTACCTAGTAAGAAAGAAAAGATTTGGCTCCTTTTGGTACCCCAGTATCTCGAGTTCTAAtagtcaaaattttataattcttgATTTGGAGATTACTCTAAAgactattttaactttttaaatagaaatagattagattttatttagcaaaagtcaagaaattggaatttttagtcCAGGACTACCTGAAAGAAAGACAAAAATTGGCTCTTTTTGGCACCCCAGTATCTCGAGttttagtagtcaaaattttgtgattcttgatttttggattactcTGATAAccattttaactttttctaaagaaagaactgtaatatttttatcaaaagtcaagaaattggaatttttattccaggagtaccTAGTAAGAAAGACAAAAATTGGCTCTTTTTGGCACCCCAGTATCTCGAGttttagtagtcaaaattttgtatttcttgaTTTGGAGATTGCTTTGAtgatcattttattttttaataaagaaacagctttaatctatttattaaaagtttagaaattggaattttttattccaggagtgactgtaagaaaaaaaatttgtctcttGTTGGCACACTAGTATCTcgagttctagtagtcaaaattttgtGATTCTTGATTTGTAGACTACTCTGATAACCATATTAACCTTTTCTTAACAAACAGCTATaatctttttatcaaaaatcatgaaattggaatttttactccaggagtgcctgtaagaacaaaaaaatgttgTCTCTGGTTGGCACACCAGTATCTCGAGTTCTAAtagtcaaaattttgtaattcttGATTTGTGGATTGCTCTAAtgattatttaaatcttttatgaaGAAACGGtttcagtttatttattaaaagttaagaaattggaatatttattccaggagtgcctgtaagaaaaaaaaatttgcctcTTAGTGGCACACCAGTATCTtaagttctagtagtcaaaattttgtGATTCTTGATTTGTGGACTACTCTGATAACCATTTTAATCTTTTCTAAACAAACAATTATAATCTATGTatcaaaaatcaagaaattggaatttttattccaggagtaccTAGTAAGAAAGACAAAAATTGGCTCTTCTTGGCACCCCAGTATCTCGAGTTTTAGTAGTCAAAACCTTGTAACTCCTGATTTAGGGATTGTTCTGATGtttatttaaccttttttaaagaaacaacTATAATcgttttatcaaaaatcaagaaatttgaatttttattccaggagggcctgtaagaaaaaaaaattcccttcTTACATACACGTCAATATCTCGAGTGGAAGTAatgaaaattttacaataattgttgCTTTGCGAATTACTTTGAAGACTATTTCAACCTGAATTTGTATGGTGTCTTGACTATGATAACTTTCTTTTTACAGTCTTTTAAAGATTAACCTATAGCAAAGACTACTAATAACAGACAGAATGCCCCTCAATAAAACTTCCATCGAGATTGTCATTCATACATTCTGAACCTATGATGAGTCTGTATCTTCTCCATCTCTTTGCTCCATCAGCCACTCATCAACAAAAAAATCCACATTCAATTAAATCCTACTACTGAAACAACTTACCAGATCCACCCCAACCCCCAGCTCCAGCTCCGCCACCCGCACTCCATCCAGCTTGCACATGTTCGACGTGTCCACCCCCATTGCCGCCCTTGTTGGCCAACAATTTCTTTCCGAAAATAATACCAGCGATCAACAGCGCGATCTTCGCCTGAGTCAAAGCTTTCACCGCCAAAATGAACAAGCCGCCGATCAGAAGTGGGATCATTGCCAACTTGTGGGCCATCATTTGCATAAAGAAGTCTTTCATGTCTGAAAAGTGGGAAATCGAAGTGAAAAATGGTCGGGGGGGTTGAACGTGAGCGAACTTACCCATGCCGCCGCCCTTCTTTTTGCCTCCTTTGCCGTGCTTGCCGCCCCCTTTGCCTCCGCTACCGCCGAATTTGTCGCTCAGCAACTCGCTGATTTCGCTGAATTTGTCGTCGTCGCCGCCCTTTTTTCTTgctagaataaataaaaagaagattTTTAGTTCGACTCAGATTGAGGGTGAGGTTCTGGAGTTCTAAGGTTATcaatgggaattttttttaaattaatttttttttccaggcagttgagaaaagGCAATTGAATCCTTATTTTCTTTGTGATCCAGGATCCATTTTcttttatgcaataaaatttgaactgcctggaaaaaaatatatatttacttccaggcagttcaattccttttttatttatttgagacAGTTCAGATTCTTGTGGAGTCTATAAAATTTCCATGGATTAAACCTACAATCCAAGGAACTATTTCTTCTGTAGACTTTGATCAGCCTATTCAGATTGCTAGTGGCATTTCCCAAGCAAATTAACGTAGAAACTTAAAAAGAGTCCACTAGAGAGAAGACTATGGGAAAAATCTAGATCCCTATCGCAGCCTAATAGACCTAAAAACTAACCTGCTTCAACAAGTGTGGGTATAGACACAGAAATGGTCTTGGATCCAATCATCTTGGCGATCCTATTGAACATCAAACTGGTAAGTGCTTGACTCTTGGCATCGACAGCTCTCGGTAAGCTTTTCTCCACTTCCTCCAAACTGGGAGCATGGGGATCCTCCTCGGTTTTTCCTGTGACCACTACGCCCTCCATCAGATCGATCTTCTCCATCCTGCTCACTCTATCGATAAGCGAGAGAGCCTTCAGCTTCAAACAAGGAGATAATCCGTCAGAGTGAGAGCATTCGTTGTAGAGCCCCAAAACTTCCCGAACACttccataataattattattattgttactaCTGTCCTGAGCGAATGTACCGATCGATAAGCATAACGCTATCACCACTATACCGTATGACCTCATCATcatcataataattattgtgtGACACTACACCACGCCAAAACTACACTGATGGTACCTCCCGGACCCCCGGTTCTTTTTATACTTTGCtcttgaatataaattaaaaaaaaatttttttggaggATCTTCTGGTTGGGAGATGTTAGAATTAAGTGGTCATAAACAGGTAACCTTGACATAGAAAAAGCGAAAAGAGTATAAGTAATGTTTGGGTTAGTCATTAAGGAGATGGACCACCATCGGGCGGAAGATAATGAAGAAGCAGAAGaaaagattcttttttttttaggcagcGGCGTGCGTGAGTTATCGTTTAATATGCGACAGATGTGCTTTGCATCTACTTAACATGGTTTTGGgttaagaattttaaatgatccgaaaagaatttattagaaatgTTCACGAAGAAATTGGGGAAAATCCTTGTTAGACCCCTAGTATTAAAAGCAATCCAATATTTTATAGACAGTTTTATAAAGTTGAGCCTCATTTGAACTTATGCCATTATCAGTTAATAAAATGATtgattcaaattaattttttaagttacttattgaagcatttattttttcaacaaacaagataaaataaaaaaaattcttccagatAGTTGAATTATTGTGCTATAATGTGATTTCCTAAACTTGCCTGGAAATGTTGAAAAATTTGTTCAGCtgcttgaataaaaatttttaacttcttccaggcagttgaataattagttttaatGCCTGATAATGACACTTGACTTTCAAGGTTATTTGTGCTTGCAGTTGAGGAactggaattattaaaatatttcaggcagttgaagaaataTTCAGTTAATGACGTTTTATCTCAGATAGTGCTCACTTACAGGCTATTGATCCCTGATAGTCTTCGAattcttgaaattttaattaatgaaaaattttaattattattatttctattaaatagtTGAGCTATTCTTGTTTTCAACTGcttgcaataaataaatttgtaaatttttagacagtttaaaaaaattataaaaaaagttttcgcTCTtgcacaactgcctggaatagacaaACTAATATATCTCTTCCAGGCTAAATGTCATTTATTAACAGTTGGTGGTAACAAATGCGAAATGTTTATCATGTATTTGAACCGATTTAttcctcaaatgcctggaataaataaaatacttatttacgTCCAGACAGTTGAAGAATAACgcaaatttttattgatatttttgcgAAAATTCATGaaataagttaatatttgttaaaatataacaaactattaaaaactgtctgtaataaaaatttttgatttggGAATTACTCTAAAGCTTAATTTCcacctttttataatctatgCACCAAAAGTCAAAACCCTCAACTACTTggataaaatttaactttttcaggtagttgaattttaggcttatatgtgattttttaaaattgcccttaaaaaaaattaaatttttattgatatttttgcgaaaattcataaaataagttaatatttgttgaaatataATCAATTATCAAAAACTGTCTGTAATAAAATTCT
Coding sequences within it:
- the LOC126741925 gene encoding uncharacterized protein LOC126741925 is translated as MMMMRSYGIVVIALCLSIGTFAQDSSNNNNNYYGSVREVLGLYNECSHSDGLSPCLKLKALSLIDRVSRMEKIDLMEGVVVTGKTEEDPHAPSLEEVEKSLPRAVDAKSQALTSLMFNRIAKMIGSKTISVSIPTLVEAARKKGGDDDKFSEISELLSDKFGGSGGKGGGKHGKGGKKKGGGMDMKDFFMQMMAHKLAMIPLLIGGLFILAVKALTQAKIALLIAGIIFGKKLLANKGGNGGGHVEHVQAGWSAGGGAGAGGWGGSGGWSNGGGWDRRSLEDAQNLAYKGSKQAMMKSFIVIIIVVAAFGALLGGVLAQDSFEAAGFRFILKIYDECSGRSDGFSSCLKKKAITVLDRVARMDKLPLMDGVALVKGPNGVEPAVSENEIENLPRDIESQDDALNNMLADRVNNLLGSRTIEISMPQVSELLEEGRGKGGGGGGGGKGGGKGGMNMMGGLMMAVAAKLAALIPLAIAGLFLLAGKALITAKIALLISGIIALKKLFAAKHSGHGGGWHSGGGGGWQSSGGGWDKRSIDEAQRLAYKSHYKQV